Proteins encoded within one genomic window of Aspergillus nidulans FGSC A4 chromosome VII:
- a CDS encoding putative GTPase activating protein for Arf (transcript_id=CADANIAT00008266), translating into MVSGISKRQQLRNERALQDLIRSVPGNDRCADCSAMNPGWASWNIGIFLCMRCAALHRKMGTHISKVKSLSMDSWASDQVDNMKSRGNILVNKIYNPRNIQPPVPTDIDESDACMERFIRQKYQTRTLEDGKPKPPSRQDPSYTRSPEGSPPPLPPKPSRPFGFGLRSASSAVNLNSHSAGSHGPDSPVSDSRRSSFESKLAKLRDMGFTNERRNTTALRELDGNFDKTVETLRRLGEGRQTPQVRTPAASGASLNPFDQLDAKQPAQLAQPSQVNGTSYNPFDVSTSQPQPLPQPQSTQSLEQSFQNLQVAQPLFPHSTGGYPNRQNSLPTYTQPLASPFVPAQGGLVSSPQPLDSGNNPFFQTGGLTQPSLNTPPPQNPYSAQTNPFFNQASAPQQQITFQNQNPAVTAAGGAPFPPALQHANTMPSLTSPFGQPSPFQQQQQQSQPQAGLPTAQPGQSPFNPYNAQPPFGYQQPAQPFAPQPTGRVDKNSILALYNLSARPPAIPEQQAVQPQAAAGGIPTSQGLNPLGQQTNAPQAPQTPGTQNPFLGFSAAPGSQNSIQATTQPSAYAMNANSVNPAANTGFIRAHMSQQSVDINGFQNGRHSPDAFASLSARQGR; encoded by the exons ATGGTTTCTGGTATCAGTAAACGACAGCAGCTGCGCAATGAGCGTGCTCTACAAGATCTCATCCGGTCGGTTCCCGGCAATGACCGGTGTGCCGACTGCTCGGCCATGAATCCAG GATGGGCCAGTTGGAAT ATAGGCATATTCCTATGCATGCGATGTGCAGCCTTGCACAGGAAGATGGGAACGCACATTTCGAAGGTCAAATCGTTGAGTATGGACAGCTGGGCCTCAGATCAAGTCGAT AACATGAAATCGCGTGGAAACATCCTCGTGAACAAGATCTATAACCCCAGGAACATCCAACCGCCCGTCCCTACTGATATCGATGAATCCGATGCATGCATGGAGCGGTTCATTCGGCAAAAATACCAAACAAGGACATTGGAAGATGGgaagccaaagccaccaAGCCGCCAGGACCCTAGCTATACACGATCGCCGGAGGGCTCACCTCCGCCGTTGCCTCCGAAACCTTCCCGGCCGTTTGGGTTCGGTCTTCGGTCTGCCTCGTCTGCTGTGAACCTCAACAGCCATTCTGCTggcagccatggcccagACTCGCCTGTTAGCGATTCGCGTCGTTCGTCATTTGAGTCCAAGCTCGCCAAGTTGAGGGATATGGGATTTACGAATGAGCGCAGGAATACCACCGCCCTTCGGGAACTGGATGGGAATTTTGACAAGACAGTGGAGACACTCAGGAGGCTGGGAGAAGGAAGGCAAACACCACAGGTTCGGACGCCAGCTGCATCGGGCGCATCACTCAATCCTTTCGATCAGTTGGATGCCAAACAACCCGCGCAGCTAGCACAACCGTCGCAGGTCAATGGAACAAGCTATAATCCTTTCGACGTGTCTACTTCGCAACCACAGCCACTACCCCAACCCCAATCTACCCAGTCTCTTGAGCAATCGTTCCAGAACCTTCAAGTGGCACAGCCTCTGTTTCCGCACTCGACTGGGGGGTATCCAAACAGGCAGAATTCACTCCCAACATACACCCAGCCTCTCGCGTCTCCATTCGTACCTGCGCAAGGCGGCCTTGTTTCGTCTCCACAGCCACTCGATAGCGGGAACAACCCTTTTTTCCAGACTGGAGGTCTAACACAGCCCAGCCTGAacacccctcctccccagAATCCTTACTCAGCCCAAACAAATCCCTTTTTCAACCAGGCCTCCGCACCCCAACAGCAAATAACAttccagaaccagaaccCAGCGGTAACAGCAGCCGGTGGAGCTCCGTTCCCCCCGGCCCTCCAACATGCAAACACTATGCCATCTCTAACCTCACCTTTTGGACAGCCTTCACCCttccaacagcagcagcagcagtcgcaGCCCCAGGCCGGATTGCCGACCGCACAACCTGGGCAGAGCCCATTTAACCC TTACAACGCTCAACCTCCGTTCGGATATCAACAACCAGCTCAGCCGTTTGCTCCGCAGCCCACGGGCCGAGTTGACAAGAACAGCATTCTTGCTTTGTACAACCTGTCTGCACGTCCTCCTGCTATTCCGGAACAGCAGGCCGTACAGCCCCAGGCAGCGGCTGGAGGCATACCTACTAGCCAGGGTCTGAACCCTTTGGGCCAACAAACCAATGCTCCTCAGGCTCCTCAGACACCTGGAACGCAGAATCCTTTTCTAGGGTTTTCAGCTGCGCCTGGATCACAAAACTCGATCCAGGCCACTACTCAGCCGTCTGCATACGCTATGAATGCGAATTCGGTCAATCCGGCTGCTAATACTGGGTTTATACGAGCGCACATGAGCCAGCAAAGTGTGGACATCAATGGGTTCCAGAATGGACGGCATAGCCCAGATGCATTTGCTAGTCTCAGCGCACGGCAGGGGCGATAA